From Pseudoleptotrichia goodfellowii, a single genomic window includes:
- a CDS encoding RAMP superfamily CRISPR-associated protein encodes MRKIKVKIETKSNCLIGNHTQSFSIGGVDQCTTVDNDGKPLIQASAFKGSTRFIVKSEGSDMEETKKFYKNYLEDLLKKYEKRKLENNLNSQNLEEIINKIKECINDLKPEYLFGIEGINTTPRLYFSDLKVVDGRKNTEEYFIIDSKTAILEDGDEVVSNPRTYKAIRPGVKFEGEIILRDFKNFVDIKKIAAELVEKLELFNDGYYRMGNSKSRGYGKISIETEIVE; translated from the coding sequence ATGAGAAAAATAAAAGTAAAAATAGAAACTAAATCAAACTGTTTAATAGGAAATCATACTCAAAGTTTCAGTATAGGAGGAGTAGATCAGTGTACAACTGTTGATAATGATGGAAAACCTTTAATTCAGGCATCGGCATTTAAGGGAAGTACGAGATTTATTGTGAAATCTGAAGGAAGTGATATGGAAGAAACAAAAAAATTTTATAAAAATTATTTGGAAGATTTGCTAAAAAAATATGAAAAACGAAAATTAGAAAATAACTTAAATTCTCAAAATTTGGAAGAAATTATAAATAAAATAAAAGAGTGTATAAATGATTTAAAACCCGAATATTTATTCGGAATAGAGGGAATAAATACTACTCCAAGACTTTATTTTTCGGATTTAAAGGTGGTTGATGGTAGAAAAAATACGGAAGAGTATTTTATAATTGACTCAAAAACTGCTATTTTAGAAGATGGTGACGAAGTAGTTTCTAATCCGAGAACATATAAAGCTATAAGACCGGGAGTGAAATTTGAAGGAGAAATTATTTTAAGAGATTTTAAAAACTTTGTAGATATAAAAAAAATAGCAGCAGAGTTAGTTGAAAAATTGGAATTATTTAATGATGGGTATTATAGAATGGGAAATTCAAAATCAAGAGGATATGGAAAAATTTCCATAGAAACTGAAATCGTTGAATAA
- a CDS encoding Cas10/Cmr2 second palm domain-containing protein, translating into MNSKLIAISVEKIQKYIYQRIDDMTSQGLNDEKTLSSICSASKTIADDILEVVSKKFEINKEDYILEVSGKYIFKKDIEEDVLKRIEKEIFQEVYRKYDGQIFLKYTHFKAEKVDDDIEYIKKAIESLKCPKVKSKIIEENQDIIFNFLELGKIKEGNEEDKIESDSNEREEKIEYKHFVKSLDDLVSDKINTRGKIAVVKADLNNMGKIFEEIKSYNKYDRLSKILEETIKLKKFSEYLNQFNLENKILPFYIEGDDIFFAVQIGSLLNSIILLKVLIKELRERLEIEEIGKEINLTLSIGVTFVDNHQPVRYYRKSVEEELSKMKKIMKSEKKKDKAILGVSVAGVNLFYYDGNKGEGETDGFSKFKEDVERLEYLKISNSYFHNLLQSIEREKDEKAQIRVLLYRLLPENIIGRKGKNELALKYYLLSQVLEKEDKSKEKSPRKLKLEKIKSKLIPKLRLFMLLTDERYSEKKEIDKEKIQKYINEKIMLKIKSDLFNKPVSYLYDNEIEKRESTILKLFIKNSKITKEIKDKNGKTKIKNMWVYKKAPFQTSFFYRIKNIIETEKEKSKKLNKVKTVFENINNTIKNNENRERKDNKKLGNKENTNKIDYKLNFNFDKFKELIEEEIDKTDWLDVLILFYSYTQQKIKYLTVNKKK; encoded by the coding sequence ATGAATTCAAAATTAATAGCTATTTCTGTAGAAAAAATACAAAAATATATTTATCAAAGAATAGATGATATGACTTCTCAAGGACTTAATGATGAGAAAACTTTATCGTCAATTTGTTCCGCTTCAAAAACAATAGCAGATGATATATTAGAAGTAGTAAGTAAAAAATTTGAGATTAATAAGGAAGATTATATTTTAGAAGTTTCAGGAAAATATATATTTAAAAAAGATATAGAAGAAGATGTTTTGAAAAGAATAGAGAAAGAAATTTTTCAAGAGGTTTATCGAAAATATGATGGACAAATATTTTTGAAATATACTCATTTTAAAGCGGAGAAAGTTGATGATGATATAGAATATATAAAAAAAGCAATTGAGAGTTTGAAATGTCCAAAAGTAAAAAGTAAAATTATAGAAGAGAATCAGGATATAATTTTTAATTTTTTGGAGTTAGGAAAAATTAAGGAAGGAAATGAAGAAGATAAAATTGAAAGTGATTCAAATGAAAGGGAAGAAAAAATAGAGTATAAACATTTTGTAAAAAGCTTGGATGATTTAGTTTCTGATAAGATAAATACACGTGGTAAGATAGCTGTTGTGAAAGCTGATTTGAATAATATGGGGAAAATATTTGAAGAGATAAAATCCTATAATAAGTATGACAGATTAAGTAAAATATTAGAAGAAACCATAAAATTAAAAAAGTTTTCTGAATATTTAAATCAATTTAATCTTGAGAATAAGATTTTACCGTTTTATATAGAGGGTGATGACATATTTTTTGCAGTACAAATAGGAAGTCTTTTAAATTCGATAATCTTATTAAAAGTTTTAATTAAAGAATTAAGAGAGAGATTAGAAATCGAGGAAATAGGAAAAGAAATAAATCTGACACTTTCGATAGGAGTAACTTTTGTGGATAATCATCAGCCGGTAAGATATTATAGAAAAAGTGTAGAAGAAGAGTTATCTAAAATGAAAAAAATAATGAAAAGTGAGAAAAAAAAGGATAAAGCTATTCTGGGTGTATCTGTTGCAGGAGTTAATTTATTTTACTATGATGGGAATAAAGGCGAAGGAGAAACAGACGGCTTTAGTAAATTTAAGGAAGATGTTGAAAGATTAGAATACCTTAAAATTTCAAACAGCTATTTCCATAATCTTTTACAAAGTATAGAACGAGAAAAAGATGAAAAGGCTCAAATAAGAGTATTATTATATAGATTATTACCTGAAAATATTATAGGAAGAAAAGGTAAAAATGAACTTGCTTTAAAATATTATCTTTTAAGTCAAGTTTTAGAAAAAGAAGATAAGTCCAAAGAAAAATCTCCAAGAAAATTAAAGCTTGAAAAAATAAAAAGTAAACTTATTCCTAAACTTCGACTTTTTATGTTACTTACAGATGAGAGATATTCCGAAAAGAAAGAAATAGATAAAGAAAAGATTCAAAAATATATAAATGAGAAAATTATGCTAAAAATAAAATCTGATTTATTTAATAAACCAGTAAGTTATTTATATGACAATGAAATAGAAAAAAGAGAAAGTACGATATTGAAGTTATTTATAAAAAACTCTAAAATAACAAAAGAAATTAAGGATAAAAATGGTAAAACGAAAATAAAAAATATGTGGGTTTATAAAAAAGCTCCTTTTCAAACTTCCTTTTTCTATAGGATAAAAAATATTATTGAAACTGAGAAAGAGAAAAGTAAAAAACTCAATAAAGTAAAAACAGTATTTGAAAATATAAATAATACTATCAAAAATAATGAAAATAGAGAGAGAAAAGATAACAAAAAGCTTGGAAATAAAGAAAATACAAATAAAATAGATTATAAATTAAACTTTAATTTTGATAAATTTAAAGAATTGATAGAGGAAGAAATTGATAAAACGGATTGGTTGGACGTGTTAATATTATTTTATTCATATACTCAACAGAAAATAAAATATTTAACTGTAAATAAGAAAAAATAG
- a CDS encoding DUF6602 domain-containing protein: MIDDNKKNIENIIKNYVMYEKELINQLNFQIEHSTTIGGFREEIWKSFFERIVPKKFKVERSVFIMDSEGSFSNEVDLAIFDEQYTPYVFKYGQIKFIPIEAVAAVIECKSTNFKNDKIREWIDKIDNLSTSNDSIARIVSGVYNPMFDDRELAQTATAPIKIFCHTPKSKMRKERIEKLKDMDIIIEAIKSEKTEKQEMNIIFNNYSLENWYEKINHKKDEENERKILKFPENLKDKDLKKDYEIRNEQEKSIPLLSFIFQFNQLLMLLNNPMFFPHRSYVKLFNTYNEK; encoded by the coding sequence ATGATAGATGACAATAAGAAAAATATAGAAAATATTATTAAAAATTATGTAATGTATGAAAAAGAATTAATAAACCAATTGAACTTTCAAATAGAACATTCAACTACAATTGGAGGATTCAGAGAAGAAATTTGGAAGTCCTTTTTTGAAAGAATAGTTCCTAAAAAGTTTAAAGTGGAGCGTTCGGTTTTTATAATGGATTCTGAAGGAAGTTTTTCTAATGAAGTTGATTTGGCTATATTTGATGAACAGTATACACCATATGTATTTAAATATGGTCAAATAAAATTTATACCTATTGAAGCTGTTGCGGCTGTGATAGAATGTAAAAGCACTAATTTTAAAAATGATAAAATAAGAGAATGGATAGATAAAATAGATAATTTAAGTACTTCAAATGATTCAATAGCTAGAATTGTAAGTGGTGTATATAATCCCATGTTCGATGATAGAGAGCTTGCACAAACCGCGACTGCACCGATTAAAATTTTTTGTCATACACCTAAGAGTAAAATGAGAAAAGAAAGAATTGAAAAATTAAAAGATATGGACATTATAATTGAAGCCATTAAAAGTGAAAAAACCGAGAAACAAGAAATGAATATAATTTTTAATAATTATAGTTTAGAAAATTGGTATGAGAAAATAAACCATAAAAAAGATGAAGAAAATGAAAGAAAAATTCTAAAATTTCCTGAAAATTTAAAAGATAAAGATTTAAAAAAAGATTATGAAATACGTAATGAACAAGAAAAAAGTATTCCGCTGCTTTCTTTCATTTTCCAATTCAACCAATTGCTGATGTTATTAAATAATCCTATGTTTTTTCCACATAGGTCCTATGTTAAACTTTTTAATACATATAATGAAAAATAG
- a CDS encoding thermonuclease family protein, producing MKKILILIVMLFLSIPIFSENYRVLCISDGDTIAVKKAENGKITGKLIKIRLFGIDAPELKQDYGYESKQALMNFIKNKDVKIEGKKKDRYGRLIGVVYLNNENINEKMVKTGNAWWYEQYDRKNLKMKQYQESAQKSRIGLFAKKDYVTPWEFRKRKKR from the coding sequence ATGAAAAAAATATTGATATTAATAGTTATGCTATTTCTTAGTATACCGATATTTTCGGAAAACTACAGAGTATTGTGCATAAGCGACGGAGATACTATAGCTGTGAAGAAAGCAGAAAACGGAAAAATAACGGGAAAACTTATAAAAATAAGATTATTCGGAATAGATGCTCCTGAGTTAAAACAGGATTATGGATATGAAAGTAAACAGGCATTGATGAATTTTATAAAAAATAAAGATGTGAAAATAGAAGGAAAGAAAAAAGACAGATACGGAAGACTAATCGGAGTTGTTTATCTCAATAATGAAAATATAAATGAAAAAATGGTAAAAACCGGAAATGCCTGGTGGTATGAACAGTATGACAGGAAAAACCTAAAAATGAAACAGTATCAGGAAAGTGCTCAAAAAAGCAGAATAGGGCTGTTTGCTAAAAAAGACTATGTTACTCCTTGGGAGTTTAGGAAGAGGAAAAAGAGATAA
- a CDS encoding trans-sulfuration enzyme family protein, whose amino-acid sequence MKFETKAIHGIRKDDGKHSGWKSTINMASTAQIENFGEEQEFEYARVSNPTRSELEKIMAKLENGKHAFAFSSGMAAITSLFTKFKAGDHIVLGTDIYGGTYRIMTDIFGKYNLEYTFVDTTDLQNIEKAVKDNTVAIFIETPSNPLLDVTDIKGVVEIAKKYELLTIADNTFMTPYLQRPLDLGIDIVVHSATKFLSGHHDILAGMVIVNSDELAEEVWFAQKAIGAILSPFDSWLLMRSLKTLKVRIEAAQKNTLKLIEFFKNHKAVEKVYFPTEENNKGKKIHESQAAGGGAVFSFVLKDENKVKPFFDNLKVALSAASLGGVETLVTHPHTITHAEMPEDEKNARGITKSLIRVAVGIEHIDDLIEDFKNALEK is encoded by the coding sequence ATGAAATTTGAAACAAAAGCAATACACGGTATAAGAAAAGATGACGGAAAACACAGTGGTTGGAAAAGTACGATAAATATGGCTTCTACTGCTCAGATAGAAAATTTTGGAGAAGAACAGGAATTTGAATATGCCAGAGTTTCCAATCCTACAAGAAGTGAATTGGAAAAAATTATGGCAAAATTGGAAAACGGAAAACATGCTTTTGCATTTTCATCGGGAATGGCAGCAATAACATCGTTATTTACAAAATTTAAAGCAGGAGATCACATTGTACTTGGAACGGATATTTATGGCGGAACATACAGAATTATGACCGATATTTTCGGAAAGTACAATTTGGAATATACTTTTGTAGACACTACCGATTTGCAGAATATAGAAAAAGCTGTAAAAGATAATACTGTTGCTATATTCATAGAGACTCCCTCCAATCCTTTATTAGATGTGACGGATATAAAAGGTGTCGTGGAAATTGCAAAAAAGTATGAATTGCTTACGATTGCCGATAATACATTTATGACTCCGTATTTGCAAAGACCGCTTGATTTGGGAATAGATATTGTTGTACACAGTGCAACGAAATTTTTAAGCGGGCACCATGATATTCTTGCAGGAATGGTCATAGTTAATAGCGATGAATTAGCCGAAGAAGTGTGGTTCGCTCAAAAAGCAATCGGTGCCATTTTGTCTCCTTTTGACAGCTGGCTTTTAATGAGAAGTCTTAAAACGTTGAAAGTGAGAATAGAAGCTGCTCAAAAGAATACTTTAAAATTGATTGAATTTTTCAAAAATCATAAAGCAGTGGAAAAAGTTTATTTTCCTACAGAAGAGAATAATAAAGGTAAAAAAATACATGAAAGTCAGGCAGCAGGAGGAGGAGCCGTATTTTCATTTGTATTGAAAGATGAAAATAAAGTAAAACCTTTCTTTGATAATTTGAAAGTAGCTTTATCGGCTGCGAGTTTGGGAGGAGTGGAAACTCTGGTAACGCATCCTCATACAATAACTCATGCTGAGATGCCCGAAGATGAGAAAAATGCAAGAGGAATTACGAAGTCTTTAATAAGAGTGGCAGTGGGGATAGAGCATATTGACGATTTGATAGAAGATTTTAAGAATGCTTTGGAAAAATAG
- the tenpIN gene encoding type III toxin-antitoxin system TenpIN family toxin, with protein MEFKFLTENFYEKYENYKEVEKKKNRPYTVVYIIEYNNLLFAIPLRHNINHRYKISTVDNKGLDLSKVLVITDRKYIDNKKVFINDEEYKLLKNKERKIVSELQKYIKLYKKALKKPEIKRNKSLIEKSCLQYFHKELGIEK; from the coding sequence ATGGAATTTAAGTTTTTGACAGAAAATTTTTATGAAAAATATGAAAATTATAAAGAAGTGGAGAAAAAGAAAAACAGACCTTATACTGTTGTTTATATTATTGAGTATAATAATCTTCTTTTCGCAATACCTCTCAGGCATAATATAAATCATCGGTATAAAATCTCTACGGTTGATAATAAAGGACTCGATTTATCGAAAGTTTTAGTAATAACTGACAGAAAGTATATTGATAACAAAAAAGTATTTATTAATGATGAGGAATATAAATTACTTAAAAATAAAGAAAGAAAAATTGTGAGCGAATTACAAAAATACATCAAATTATACAAAAAAGCTTTGAAAAAACCTGAAATTAAAAGAAACAAAAGTTTGATTGAAAAATCTTGTTTACAATATTTTCACAAAGAATTAGGGATAGAAAAATAA
- the dnaJ gene encoding molecular chaperone DnaJ, translating into MAKKDYYEILGVPKNATDQEIKKAYRTMAKKYHPDMNKDNKEAEAKFKEVQEANEVLSDPQKRAAYDQYGHAAFENGGQGGFGQGGFGGFGGFSSEGFGNFGGFEDINLGDIFGDFFGGGSSRRSQGPRVKEGADLRYNMTLTLEEVAFGVEKEIKYKRKGKCKTCNGSGAEPGHDMKTCDKCNGSGQIRMQQRSIFGVQTVIHECDKCHGTGKIPEKECHTCHGTGVEKETVERKVRIPSGVEKGQRLVVRDGGDAGENNGLFGDLYIFIDVKEHPIFKRKGYDIYCKVPISMTTAILGGEVEVPTLEGKRTIKISEGTQSGKELKLRDKGIRTSNGTGSEIIEIKIETPINLTEKQKRILKEFEDSLNKKNYKESNSFLDKMKKFFKGEE; encoded by the coding sequence ATGGCAAAAAAAGATTATTATGAAATATTGGGAGTGCCGAAGAATGCGACTGACCAGGAAATAAAAAAGGCGTACAGGACAATGGCGAAGAAATATCATCCTGATATGAATAAAGATAATAAAGAAGCTGAAGCTAAATTTAAGGAAGTACAGGAAGCTAACGAAGTGCTTAGTGATCCTCAAAAAAGAGCAGCCTATGATCAATACGGACATGCTGCATTTGAAAACGGAGGACAAGGGGGCTTCGGTCAAGGCGGCTTTGGAGGCTTTGGTGGATTCAGTTCTGAAGGATTCGGTAATTTCGGCGGTTTTGAAGATATAAATTTAGGAGACATTTTCGGAGATTTTTTCGGAGGCGGAAGCAGTAGAAGAAGTCAGGGTCCGAGAGTAAAAGAAGGAGCCGACTTAAGATATAATATGACACTTACATTGGAAGAAGTTGCATTTGGTGTTGAAAAAGAAATTAAATATAAGAGAAAAGGAAAATGTAAAACTTGTAACGGTTCCGGAGCAGAGCCGGGACACGATATGAAAACATGTGATAAATGTAACGGTTCGGGGCAGATAAGAATGCAGCAACGTTCTATATTCGGAGTACAGACAGTTATACATGAATGTGATAAATGTCATGGAACAGGAAAAATACCTGAAAAAGAATGTCACACTTGTCATGGAACAGGAGTAGAAAAAGAAACTGTTGAGAGAAAAGTAAGAATACCGTCAGGTGTGGAGAAAGGTCAAAGACTTGTTGTCAGAGATGGCGGAGATGCAGGGGAAAATAACGGGTTATTCGGAGATTTATATATTTTCATCGATGTAAAAGAACATCCTATATTTAAAAGAAAAGGATACGATATTTACTGTAAAGTACCGATATCAATGACGACGGCGATATTAGGAGGAGAAGTTGAAGTACCGACTCTCGAAGGAAAAAGAACGATAAAAATATCCGAAGGTACTCAAAGCGGAAAAGAATTAAAATTAAGAGATAAGGGTATCAGAACTTCAAATGGAACAGGTTCTGAGATAATAGAAATCAAAATAGAAACTCCTATAAATCTGACAGAAAAACAAAAAAGAATCCTTAAAGAATTTGAAGATTCCTTAAATAAGAAAAACTATAAAGAATCTAACTCTTTTTTAGATAAAATGAAGAAATTTTTTAAAGGTGAAGAGTAA
- a CDS encoding aldose 1-epimerase family protein, with product MENTLKYGNVEIEVLSTGAELSSYKVNGNEFIWERNPEFWPNSSPVLFPFVGVLKDGKYIFKNKEYSMTTRHGIARYEDFDLVEKGENFLKFKFSSDEETLKKYPFEFDFFMTYTIIDNSLEIKYEVINKSNEDMYFSLGAHPAFALEINENIKLEDYFLEFEKEETAQIYQLRTDALILNERKDYLKNEKIIKLDKNIFDNDAIIFKDLNSTKVALKCNKNERKLTMDYGKFPFIAFWSKPASPFVCIEPWFGISDFANCSGKLEEKTGILKLDKNKSFTAKLLLTGSL from the coding sequence ATGGAAAATACATTAAAATACGGAAATGTTGAAATAGAAGTATTGTCAACAGGAGCGGAGTTAAGTAGCTACAAAGTAAACGGAAATGAATTTATTTGGGAGAGAAATCCTGAATTTTGGCCGAACAGTTCGCCTGTTCTGTTTCCTTTTGTAGGAGTGCTTAAAGACGGAAAGTATATTTTTAAAAATAAAGAATACAGCATGACGACAAGACATGGTATAGCAAGATATGAAGATTTTGATTTGGTCGAAAAAGGAGAGAATTTTTTGAAATTCAAGTTTTCTTCTGATGAAGAAACATTGAAAAAATATCCTTTTGAATTTGACTTTTTCATGACATATACAATAATAGATAACAGTCTTGAAATAAAATATGAGGTTATAAATAAAAGCAATGAAGATATGTATTTTTCATTGGGAGCCCATCCGGCATTTGCATTGGAAATAAATGAAAATATAAAATTGGAAGATTATTTTTTGGAATTTGAAAAAGAAGAAACAGCACAGATATACCAACTAAGAACAGATGCTTTAATCTTGAACGAAAGAAAAGACTATTTGAAAAATGAAAAAATAATAAAATTAGATAAAAACATATTTGATAATGATGCTATAATATTTAAAGATTTGAATTCGACAAAAGTAGCATTGAAATGCAATAAAAACGAAAGAAAATTAACGATGGATTATGGTAAATTCCCGTTTATTGCTTTCTGGAGTAAACCTGCGTCACCTTTTGTCTGTATTGAACCGTGGTTCGGAATTTCGGATTTTGCAAATTGCAGCGGTAAACTTGAAGAAAAAACAGGCATTTTGAAATTGGATAAAAATAAAAGTTTTACTGCGAAATTACTATTAACAGGTTCATTATAA
- the dnaK gene encoding molecular chaperone DnaK, giving the protein MSKIIGIDLGTTNSCVAVMEGGSFAIIPNSDGGRTTPSVVNIKENGEIIVGEIAKRQVITNPDSTVISIKTNMGSDYKVDINGKSYTPQEISAMILKKLKKDAEAYLGEEVKEAVITVPAYFTDAQRQATKDAGEIAGLTVKRIINEPTAAALSYGLDKKKEEKVLVFDLGGGTFDVSILEIGDGVVEVISTSGNNHLGGDNFDQKIIDWLADEFKKETGIDLRNDKMAIQRLKDAAEDAKKKLSTTLETSISLPFITMDATGPKHLEKKLTRAAFDELTKDLVEATKGPVKQALDDANLSPNEINEILLVGGSTRIPAVQEWVKSYFGKEPNKGINPDEVVAAGAAIQGGILMGDVKDVLLLDVTPLSLGIETLGGVFTKIIERNTTVPVKKSQVFSTAADNQPAVSIVVLQGERAKAADNHRLGEFNLEGIPAAPRGIPQIEVTFDIDANGIVHVSAKDLGTGKENQVTISGSSNLSKDDIEKMKKDAEAHEAEDAKFKELVEARNQADQLVLATEKTISENADKLQETEKEDIEKAIEELKKVKDGDDLEAIRKGVEELSKVSQGFATRMYQEAAQKAQAEQAANGNASGNTSSDSNDDVQDAEVVD; this is encoded by the coding sequence ATGAGTAAAATAATAGGAATAGATTTAGGAACAACAAACAGCTGTGTGGCAGTAATGGAAGGGGGATCATTTGCGATAATCCCTAACTCTGACGGAGGAAGAACTACACCGTCTGTAGTAAATATAAAAGAAAACGGAGAAATAATAGTAGGGGAAATCGCTAAAAGACAGGTAATTACAAATCCTGATTCTACAGTAATTTCAATAAAAACAAATATGGGATCCGACTATAAAGTGGATATAAACGGAAAAAGCTATACTCCACAGGAAATTTCGGCAATGATATTGAAAAAATTGAAAAAAGATGCTGAAGCATACTTGGGAGAAGAAGTTAAAGAAGCTGTTATTACAGTGCCTGCTTACTTTACAGATGCACAAAGACAGGCTACAAAAGATGCCGGAGAAATTGCCGGACTTACGGTAAAAAGAATTATAAATGAGCCTACGGCTGCTGCGTTGTCTTACGGATTGGATAAAAAGAAAGAAGAAAAAGTGTTGGTATTCGACTTGGGAGGAGGTACATTTGATGTATCGATTCTTGAAATAGGTGACGGAGTTGTGGAAGTTATATCGACTTCGGGAAATAATCACTTAGGAGGAGACAACTTTGACCAGAAAATAATAGACTGGTTGGCAGATGAATTTAAAAAAGAAACAGGAATTGACTTAAGAAATGACAAAATGGCAATACAAAGATTGAAAGATGCAGCTGAAGATGCTAAGAAAAAATTGTCGACAACATTAGAAACTTCGATTTCATTGCCGTTCATTACAATGGATGCTACAGGACCTAAACATTTGGAGAAAAAACTTACGAGAGCAGCATTTGATGAATTGACAAAAGACTTGGTAGAAGCAACAAAAGGACCTGTAAAACAGGCATTGGACGATGCAAACTTGTCACCTAACGAAATAAATGAAATATTATTGGTAGGAGGATCTACAAGAATACCTGCAGTTCAGGAATGGGTAAAATCTTACTTCGGAAAAGAACCTAATAAAGGAATCAATCCTGATGAAGTAGTTGCAGCAGGTGCGGCAATACAAGGCGGAATCTTAATGGGAGATGTTAAAGATGTATTGTTATTGGACGTAACTCCTTTATCATTGGGAATAGAAACATTGGGAGGAGTATTTACTAAAATAATTGAAAGAAATACAACAGTACCTGTTAAAAAATCTCAAGTATTCTCAACAGCGGCAGATAATCAGCCTGCGGTGTCAATAGTAGTATTACAGGGAGAAAGAGCAAAAGCTGCGGATAACCACAGATTGGGAGAATTCAACCTTGAAGGAATACCTGCAGCACCGAGAGGAATCCCTCAAATAGAAGTTACATTTGATATTGATGCGAACGGAATAGTACACGTTTCGGCAAAAGATTTGGGAACAGGAAAAGAAAATCAGGTAACAATTTCAGGTTCGTCCAATTTATCTAAAGATGATATTGAAAAAATGAAAAAAGATGCTGAAGCTCATGAAGCTGAAGATGCTAAATTTAAAGAATTGGTGGAAGCAAGAAATCAGGCTGATCAGTTAGTTCTTGCGACTGAAAAAACAATCTCTGAAAATGCTGATAAATTACAGGAAACAGAAAAAGAAGATATTGAAAAAGCAATCGAAGAATTGAAAAAAGTAAAAGACGGAGATGATTTGGAAGCTATCAGAAAAGGTGTAGAAGAATTGTCTAAAGTATCTCAAGGATTTGCTACAAGAATGTATCAGGAAGCTGCACAAAAAGCTCAAGCTGAACAGGCTGCAAACGGAAATGCTTCGGGGAATACAAGTTCTGACAGTAATGATGATGTTCAAGATGCGGAAGTAGTAGACTAA